A region from the Aegilops tauschii subsp. strangulata cultivar AL8/78 chromosome 5, Aet v6.0, whole genome shotgun sequence genome encodes:
- the LOC109758695 gene encoding alpha-1,4 glucan phosphorylase L isozyme, chloroplastic/amyloplastic encodes MATASPPLATAFRPLAAGSGTGGGGAHAAGWVAPRRGRRGFVVRSVASDREVRGPASTEEELSAVLTSIDSSAIASNIQHHADFTPLFSPEHSSPLKAYHATAKSVFDSLIINWNATYDYYNKVNAKQAYYLSMEFLQGRALTNAIGNLELTGQYAEALKQLGHNLEDVASQEPDPALGNGGLGRLASCFLDSMATLNYPAWGYGLRYRYGLFKQIITKDGQEEVAENWLEMGNPWEIVRNDVSYPVKFYGKVVEGTDGRKHWIGGENIKAVAHDVPIPGYKTKTTNNLRLWSTTVPSQNFDLGAFNAGDHAKANEAHLNAEKICHVLYPGDESSEGKILRLKQQYTLCSASLQDIISRFESRAGDSLNWEDFPSKVAVQMNDTHPTLCIPELMRILMDIKGLSWNEAWSITERTVAYTNHTVLPEALEKWSLDIMQKLLPRHVEIIETIDEELMNNIVSKYGTADISLLKQKLKDMRILDNVDLPASVAKLFVKTKMKKGKLLVESLESIAEADEKTEPEEEENILSETTEKKGESDSEEAPDAEKEDPEYELDPFAKYDPQLPRVVRMANLCVVGGHSVNGVAEIHSEIVKQDVFNSFYEMWPTKFQNKTNGVTPRRWIRFCNPELSAIISKWIGSDDWILNTDKLAGLKKFADDEDLQSEWRTAKRNNKMKVVSLIRDKTGYVVSPDAMFDVQVKRIHEYKRQLLNILGIVYRYKKMKEMSAKDRIKSFVPRVCIFGGKAFATYVQAKRIVKFITDVAATVNYDPDIGDLLKVVFVPDYNVSVAEKLIPASELSQHISTAGMEASGTSNMKFAMNGCILIGTLDGANVEIREEVGEENFFLFGAHAPEIAGLRQERAEGKFVPDPRFEEVKEYVRSGVFGTSNYDELMGSLEGNEGYGRADYFLVGKDFPSYIECQEKVDEAYRDQKLWTRMSILNTAGSPKFSSDRTIHEYAKDIWDISPVIMP; translated from the exons ATGGCGACCgcctcgccgccgctcgccaccgcCTTCCGCCCGCTCGCCGCCGGCAGCggcaccggaggaggaggagcgcacgCCGCGGGCTGGGTCGCGCCGAGGCGGGGGCGCCGGGGGTTCGTGGTGCGGAGCGTGGCGAGCGATCGGGAGGTGCGGGGGCCGGCCTCGACCGAGGAAG AGCTTTCAGCCGTGCTAACTTCCATTGATTCTTCCGCCATCGCGTCAAATATCCAGCACCATGCAGACTTCACACCGTTGTTCTCGCCAGAGCACTCTTCACCCCTAAAGGCTTACCATGCAACTGCTAAAAGTGTTTTTGATTCTCTGATCATCAATTGGAATGCAACATATGACTATTACAACAAAGTGAATGCAAAGCAAGCTTATTACCTGTCCATGGAGTTTTTGCAG GGAAGAGCTCTCACAAATGCTATTGGCAATCTAGAGCTAACAGGACAATATGCAGAAGCGTTAAAACAACTTGGACATAACCTAGAGGATGTTGCTAGTCAG GAACCAGATCCTGCCCTTGGCAATGGTGGTCTAGGCCGTCTAGCGTCCTGTTTTCTGGATTCTATGGCAACCCTAAATTATCCAGCATGGGGATATGGACTTCGGTACAGATATGGCCTCTTTAAGCAAATCATAACAAAGGATGGCCAGGAGGAGGTAGCTGAGAATTGGCTAGAG ATGGGAAATCCATGGGAGATTGTAAGAAATGATGTCTCTTATCCTGTGAAATTCTACGGCAAAGTGGTTGAAGGGACTGATGGGAGAAAACACTGGATTGGAGGAGAGAATATTAAGGCTGTGGCACATGATGTTCCTATTCCTGGCTACAAGACTAAAACTACCAATAATCTTCGTCTTTGGTCAACAACAGTACCATCACAAAATTTTGATCTGGGAGCTTTCAATGCTGGGGATCATGCCAAGGCCAATGAAGCACATCTAAATGCTGAAAAG ATATGCCACGTATTGTATCCAGGGGACGAATCATCAGAGGGGAAAATTCTTCGCTTGAAACAACAATATACATTATGCTCGGCCTCCCTGCAGGACATTATTTCTCGTTTTGAGTCGAGGGCTGGTGATTCTCTCAACTGGGAGGACTTCCCCTCTAAAGTTGCAGTTCAGATGAATGACACTCATCCAACACTGTGCATTCCCGAGTTAATGAGAATACTGATGGATATAAAGGGATTGAGCTGGAATGAGGCTTGGAGTATCACAGAAAG AACCGTTGCATACACTAACCACACGGTACTTCCTGAAGCCCTGGAGAAGTGGAGCTTGGACATTATGCAGAAACTTCTACCTCGACATGTTGAGATCATAGAAACAATAGATGAGGAG CTGATGAACAACATCGTCTCAAAATATGGAACGGCAGATATTTCACTGTTAAAACAGAAGCTTAAAGATATGAGGATCTTAGACAACGTTGATCTTCCAGCCTCTGTGGCTAAACTGTTTGTTAAAACAAAAATGAAAAAGGGGAAGTTGCTTGTTGAATCTTTGGAGTCTATTGCTGAAGCTGACGAGAAAACTGAGCCAGAAGAAGAGGAAAACATTCTATCCGAGACAACAGAGAAGAAGGGCGAGTCTGACTCTGAAGAAGCTCCTGATGCAGAAAAGGAGGATCCTGAGTATGAGTTAGATCCATTTGCAAAATACGATCCTCAGTTACCTAGAGTTGTTCGAATGGCAAACCTctgtgttgttggtggacattcAGTTAATGGTGTGGCTGAGATTCACAGTGAAATTGTTAAGCAAGATGTGTTCAATAGCTTTTATGAG ATGTGGCCTACTAAGTTCCAAAACAAAACAAACGGAGTAACTCCCAGGCGTTGGATCCGGTTTTGTAATCCTGAATTAAGTGCAATCATTTCAAAATGGATAGGCTCTGATGACTGGATTCTGAACACTGATAAACTTGCAGGACTGAAGAAG TTTGCTGATGATGAGGATCTGCAATCAGAATGGCGTACTGCTAAAAGGAATAACAAGATGAAAGTAGTTTCACTGATAAGAGATAAGACTGGATATGTTGTCAGCCCAGATGCGATGTTTGATGTGCAG GTGAAAAGAATACATGAATATAAGCGGCAGCTGCTAAATATCCTTGGTATCGTTTACCGGTACAAGAAGATGAAAGAAATGAGTGCAAAAGATAGAATAAAGAGCTTTGTTCCAAGGGTATGCATATTTGGTGGGAAAGCTTTTGCCACTTATGTACAGGCAAAGAGGATTGTGAAGTTTATCACAGATGTCGCAGCTACTGTAAATTATGATCCTGATATTGGAGATTTACTGAAG GTTGTATTTGTCCCAGATTATAATGTTAGCGTTGCTGAGAAGCTCATTCCTGCCAGTGAATTGTCTCAGCATATCAG TACCGCTGGAATGGAGGCTAGTGGAACCAGCAACATGAAGTTTGCAATGAATGGTTGTATTCTTATTGGAACTTTGGATGGTGCGAATGTGGAGATCAGAGAAGAGGTTGGAGAGGAGAACTttttcctctttggtgcacaTGCACCTGAAATCGCTGGTTTGAGGCAAGAGAGGGCTGAAGGAAAG TTTGTGCCTGACCCGAGATTTGAAGAGGTTAAGGAATACGTCCGCAGTGGCGTCTTTGGGACTAGCAACTATGATGAATTGATGGGTTCTTTGGAAGGAAATGAAGGTTATGGACGTGCAGATTATTTTCTTGTTGGCAAGGATTTTCCCAGTTACATTGAATGCCAGGAAAAAGTTGATGAAGCATACCGAGATCAGAAG